One segment of Rhodopirellula baltica SH 1 DNA contains the following:
- a CDS encoding EutN/CcmL family microcompartment protein, protein MQPARVIGHTRATVKHESLQGRRLVLVQPTGVGEKPDGAPLLVLDELGCRVGDRVMLTSETGPIREMTGFETCPARWSVQGLIDEPAKKKKNKKK, encoded by the coding sequence ATGCAACCCGCACGCGTCATCGGTCACACCCGCGCGACCGTCAAACACGAATCACTGCAAGGCCGACGTCTCGTCCTCGTTCAACCTACCGGCGTTGGCGAGAAACCAGACGGAGCACCGTTGCTCGTGTTGGACGAACTCGGGTGCCGGGTTGGTGATCGTGTGATGCTGACCAGCGAAACCGGCCCCATCCGCGAGATGACCGGTTTCGAAACCTGCCCCGCTCGATGGAGCGTCCAAGGCCTGATCGACGAACCTGCGAAGAAGAAAAAGAACAAGAAGAAATAG
- a CDS encoding EutN/CcmL family microcompartment protein — protein sequence MKIARVIGTVTLSRMHPSMKGYKLRCVEVVESADQIQVNQDDAKPIGGDTIVAWDLVGSRNGDWVALAEGPESAAPFRPEVKPTDASIVAILDHCEVQTS from the coding sequence ATGAAGATCGCTCGTGTGATTGGAACCGTGACGCTTTCGCGAATGCATCCTTCGATGAAGGGCTACAAACTTCGCTGTGTCGAAGTCGTGGAGTCCGCGGATCAAATTCAAGTCAACCAGGACGATGCCAAACCGATCGGTGGTGACACCATCGTCGCTTGGGATCTGGTTGGCAGCAGAAACGGCGACTGGGTCGCTCTGGCCGAAGGGCCTGAATCCGCCGCTCCGTTTCGTCCCGAAGTCAAACCGACGGATGCTTCCATCGTTGCCATCCTTGACCACTGCGAGGTTCAAACCTCGTGA
- a CDS encoding aldehyde dehydrogenase family protein, with the protein MQLDENTIRSVVAQVLAEVGPMPSMPDPANAFEGSHGIFGNASDAVAAARRAFEQLRQRPMEDRKRVIDIIRKISIENCEELGLMEMRETGIGRPEHKIEKLRALGELSPGTEFLQTKAFSGDHGLAIIERAPFGVIAAITPVTHSLPTITGNAVSMIAGGNAVVVNPHPSGRLVAAEGVRRFNEEIAREVGIDNLICVIAEPTLESAAELFGHRDVALICVTGGPAVGRAALNSGKRAIVAGPGNPPVVVDETADLDNAARCIIQGGAYDNNLLCIAEKEVFVVDSVFDDMMAAMRRAGAVQLDQAQIAKLTSVAITQVGDDNHDAAAKDFIGKDASVLAAAAGVKVPESCELIFGETDEHHPFVSVEQMMPFIPFVRARDVDHAIAMAKHYEHGFRHTAIIHSRNVHNMTKMGKELDTTLYVKNGPCMAALGLGGEGYLSFSIAGPTGEGVTTPDTFTRERRCSMIDELRVV; encoded by the coding sequence ATGCAACTCGACGAAAACACCATTCGCAGCGTGGTCGCTCAAGTGCTCGCGGAAGTCGGACCGATGCCCAGCATGCCAGATCCGGCGAACGCCTTTGAAGGCAGCCACGGCATCTTCGGCAACGCTTCCGATGCGGTCGCCGCGGCTCGTCGTGCGTTCGAACAACTTCGCCAGCGTCCGATGGAAGATCGCAAACGTGTGATCGACATCATTCGCAAGATCAGCATCGAGAACTGCGAAGAGCTCGGGCTGATGGAAATGCGAGAAACCGGAATCGGTCGTCCCGAACACAAGATCGAAAAACTGCGAGCCCTCGGCGAACTGTCGCCGGGCACCGAGTTTTTGCAAACGAAAGCCTTCTCCGGTGACCATGGCCTGGCCATCATCGAGCGAGCCCCGTTTGGCGTGATCGCGGCAATCACCCCGGTCACGCACAGCCTGCCAACGATCACCGGCAACGCCGTCAGCATGATCGCTGGCGGAAACGCCGTCGTCGTCAACCCTCACCCATCAGGTCGCTTGGTTGCCGCCGAAGGTGTCCGTCGCTTCAACGAAGAAATCGCTCGCGAAGTCGGCATCGACAACCTGATCTGCGTGATCGCTGAACCAACGCTCGAAAGTGCGGCTGAACTGTTCGGCCACCGCGACGTCGCATTGATCTGTGTCACCGGTGGCCCCGCCGTTGGCCGTGCCGCTCTGAACAGTGGCAAACGAGCCATTGTTGCTGGCCCGGGCAACCCACCCGTTGTCGTCGACGAAACCGCTGACCTCGACAACGCGGCTCGCTGCATCATCCAAGGCGGTGCGTACGACAACAACTTGTTGTGCATCGCTGAGAAAGAAGTCTTCGTCGTCGATTCGGTCTTCGACGACATGATGGCCGCGATGCGACGTGCCGGAGCCGTTCAGCTCGACCAAGCCCAAATCGCAAAGCTGACTTCGGTCGCGATCACCCAAGTCGGTGACGACAACCACGACGCCGCCGCGAAAGATTTCATTGGCAAAGACGCTTCCGTGTTGGCCGCTGCTGCGGGTGTGAAGGTTCCCGAATCGTGCGAATTGATCTTCGGTGAAACGGACGAGCATCATCCCTTCGTCAGTGTCGAACAAATGATGCCGTTCATCCCCTTCGTCCGAGCCCGCGACGTGGATCACGCCATCGCGATGGCCAAGCACTACGAACACGGCTTCCGCCACACCGCGATCATTCACTCGCGCAACGTTCACAACATGACCAAGATGGGCAAGGAACTCGACACCACCTTGTACGTCAAGAACGGACCTTGCATGGCCGCATTGGGACTGGGCGGCGAAGGATACCTGTCGTTCTCCATCGCGGGTCCAACCGGCGAAGGCGTCACGACACCTGACACGTTCACTCGCGAACGACGCTGCAGCATGATCGACGAACTGCGAGTGGTCTGA
- a CDS encoding EutN/CcmL family microcompartment protein, with protein MFLARVTGSVVCTQKVASMTGHKLLIVEPYRLDEKTRAKLSSTGRTFIAVDTLGAGEGELVLVCQGSSARLTPETKTLPIDAVVIGLVDSVHVDAKEVKVST; from the coding sequence ATGTTCCTAGCCCGCGTCACCGGATCGGTCGTTTGCACCCAAAAGGTTGCATCCATGACCGGTCACAAACTGTTGATTGTCGAGCCATACCGGCTTGATGAGAAAACGCGTGCAAAGCTTTCCTCAACGGGACGCACTTTCATCGCGGTCGACACGTTGGGCGCTGGCGAAGGTGAGTTGGTGCTGGTGTGCCAAGGAAGCAGTGCTCGCCTGACTCCCGAAACCAAAACACTTCCCATCGACGCGGTCGTCATCGGCTTGGTCGATTCCGTTCACGTGGATGCCAAAGAGGTGAAAGTCAGCACCTAG